One Lepus europaeus isolate LE1 chromosome 4, mLepTim1.pri, whole genome shotgun sequence genomic window, ggagcctagaattccgtCCTGGTCTCTGACGTGcttggcagggggcccaagcacttgggctatctatccactgctgccttcccaggtgcattaacaggaagctggatcaaaagtggagcagttgacactgtgatgtgggatgctggtgtcacaagtggttgCTCATCCCCTGTCCAACAGCACATCCCTTGCGTGGTTTGCTTTTACCCTGTAAGACCTTTTACCCTCTGGGACCGTTTTTGCTTTCAGGCTTAGCTATTAACTTGGTTAACCTCTGCCTTGTTCTTATCCCATTATAGGAGTAATATTGCCCCAGGAGTGGCTTGAATAATAAATCTCCATGGGAATGaacttttgttgtttgttgtagGTCATTCAGTGGTGCACTCACCACAAGGATGATCCTCCTCCTCCTGAAGACGATGAGAACAAGGAAAAGCGAACGGATGATATCCCTGTTTGGGACCAGGAATTTCTGAAAGTTGACCAAGGAACACTTTTTGAGCTTATTCTGGTACGTTAAAAGAGCTCTGTTCCAGAGAATCTTTGACATTCCTTGAAGAGTTAGAGTTGCTAAATTCATTGATGCTGAAGTTTAACACTCTGAATTTAAATGCAGTTGAAATTTAAAACCATGTGTCAGGGATCACATTAAATATAAACGGTGTGAACACTATGGCTAAAGGGTGGAGATTGTCAGATAACAAAGCATGATGTAGCTATGCCATCCATAAGAAATTTACTCCAAATATAGACGCAGGAGTTAAGGATAGGAAAAGATATACTCTGTTAACAAAAGAGAAAGCTTAAATCATGTTTTGGAGCAAAGAATATTTGTATTAGGGAGGTTACAGAGAGTTACTTCATAATGATAATGGGATCTAGTTTTAAAGACAATTTAACCAATGAAACATTTGTCTACCTACAAGCAGAACTTtgaaaaagtgaaacaaaaacaaGTAAATCTCCAAAGAGAATCAGGAAAATACTGAATCAGAGATTTCAGTACCTGTTTCTCAAGAATTAATATAACAGGTAGACAGAAAgtaaggctatagaagccttgaGTAGCACTTGATCCACTTGTTTCCCTGAACATCTGTATCTACAGCACATCATGTCTAGTGACAGAACATGTGTTCAAGTGTGTATCATCAAGAGAGACCAGGTTCTAGGCCATAAAACATCTCATATTTAAAGTCATTCAAAGTTTTCTCACCCCAAGGGAATTGGAAGTCAGTAATAGAAAAATAACtggataaatcttaaatatttgaaCATAGACCCATTTGTAAGTAACTcataggtcatagaagaaatatttaGGCAGTATTGTGTaccaaatagaaataaaacacatgaaaaatgtgtgtCATAGAGCTAAAGCAGTATTTAGAAGGATATTGTTAGCACTAAATGTCTTTTAGGAAAGAAGTGAGCTAAGCTTACACCTTAAACTATTTAATGATGAAGTTAAAGTAAACTGAAGAAGCAAAGTATTAAAGTGCAGGATTTGGTAAAATAGtaaagaggaaaatagaaaaaattagtAAAACAAAACTATGCTTCTTTGAGAAGTATGGATAAATAGTTTCGCTGAGACCTGGCATGTGGTGCTTTCATGAGCAAACATCTGTGCACACATGtccatgcatacacatacatagaCTAGGCTGTTATTTACCTATGAGTTAGTGTAATTAACTTAAGGTGTCATAAGGACTCAGTATTATAGCAATAtagcaaaaaacagaaaaattatcttGATTTATAGTTGTCTTTTGTATCCACAAGGGATGTACTTTGTCCAGTATACTTTAAGTTGTTCTGGATTACTTAGAAATGTGAAATCATGCTGTCTTAATAAATGCTGTATAAATAGTTGTTAAACTGTaatgtttagggaataatgacaagaaaaaaaggtCAGTATGTGTTCAGTGCAGATGGAGTTGTTTTTCGCTCCCAGATACTTTTGATCctcagttggttgaatccatggatgtggaACCCACACATAGGCAGGGGTAACTGTAGTCTTCCCTTGGATTTCTGAAAGTTAGCCAGCATTTTAAGCTGGTGGCTTATCAGTCACTAACATTGGTTGGAGTATAAAACAGCAAGTATACTTCACTGAAAACAACTATCACCTTATAGGCTGCAAACTACTTAGACATCAAAGGTTTGCTGGACGTTACGTGCAAGACTGTTGCCAATATGATCAAGGGGAAGACTCCTGAGGAGATTCGCAAGACCTTCAACATTAAGAATGACTTTactgaagaagaagaagcccAGGTAGGTAGCCATGTATCAAGGAGTCTACTTCCTTGAGGAATGATTAGTACCTTCTGTGTCTTAAACGTGTAATCTTTGTCAATAAAAATGTAGATGATGCTGcttgtaaataagaaaaatcagtttTCAGCCAAAGATGCTCTTTCATATTCATTAACAGTTACTAGTTTTAATACTTGGGacgttttatgtattttatttcaggAAAGCAGATGCTGTGTATAAAATGTATGCTAGGATGCTTCAGATTACCTTAAAAATGCAAAGATGAGAATGATTTTGTTGACATCGCTACAAACTTAAATTAAGTGAATGATGTAATTGGGCTTGCTGTGCCACCTTGGGTGACTGTGCCACTTGGGTGACAGAAGCTATAACTGCTTATTGCCTTTGCTTTGATAATTTCAGTAGGGCAGAATGAAAACCTGGAGAGAGGCAAAGTCAGAGAATCGGGAAGTacactatttttttcctttttttaaagatgagacaaagatcttccatctgttggttcactctccaatggccacagttgcctgagctgggttgggccagaccgggctgaagccaggaacccggagcttcatctgggtctcccacatgggtgcaaggacccaagcacttgggccatctttctactgctttcccaggttaagcagggaggtagattggaactggagcagctgtatgggatgctggcgtcgcaggcagcatgtttaccctctacaccacaatgccccaGAAAGTATACTATAAGCCTGGTGTTTCTATGTTCCATTTTTCTGTCCCAACTCAAAGGCTATTAGTTGAGCAGTAGAGGGTACTTACAAGTCTTGGGAAAGACTACTTAAGTAAGGTACTTATATCTGTGTCTTCTAGGTACGCAAAGAGAACCAGTGGTGTGAAGAGAAGTGAAACGTTGTGCCTGACACTGTAACACTGTAAGGATTGTTCCAAATACTAGTTGCACTGCTCTGTTTATAATTGTTAATATTAGGCAAACGTAGACAAATGCAGCAGCAAATCATTTGTTTTAGCAGAATATTGTCCTCACTGCATGTGTAGTTTGAGTACAGATTCCAAACCCGAGTTTCTTCTAGTATGATTGAAAGTTCCTGTTTACTTTGCTCTGAATAAAACTGAACTGTGGGTTCTCGATAGAAAGTGGCATTTGGGGCTTCCTCTCTTCTCGCAGAGTGATTGCTGCCTGGTTTATTGTCCAGTTAAATTGAGTGATCTTTTAAAAGTTGGCATTGTAAATAAAACAACTTccaaaaagttttctgaaatagaattaaaaaaatattatctttattcATGAGTTGGAAACTGGAAAGAGGCTACTTGACACAAACGTTCTGAGTGGGCCCATTAGGATGTCTTTCAGCTGCATGATCAGTCAGTACCACTGGCATTGATCAGCTTGTGTGTAGCAGGGCTCCCTTAATTGGATCTGAGgacttgttcttatttttaatcttCTCAGCTTTGAGTATATTGCCTAGAAGACTCAGTTACTACCTGGTTTGtggttttgggggtggggagaaatgtaaCTAGACAGTTTGTtagcttttcaattaaaaaagacaCTTAATTCATGTGTTATGTCATCTTTTTATAATCACTGTCCCCATATGGGGGACACTGTTGACTCTACTTGCATGTCAAAAATAacctttaatattaaaatatgtggCAAAATCCAGAAGACGTCCATTATGAATGTGTgagatactttaaataaaagtaagttaTAATAGTAGGTAGTAAACAGTTTGCTTTTGTGGACTTAAATGTGTCTCTTCAATATTAAATGGTTTAagtttgtgtatgtttgtgtagcTTGAAAGACTATAAGGTAGTTCATGTTGCCACTCACTGAAAGTTGCTGGCATAACCATAGACTACTGATGGATTTCTCTATTCTAATTGTTAGTACTAAGGTTAACTGGAGCCAGTGCTTCAGTTCTTGACACAAAACATCACTGCTGTTTCCACCTTCCCCCCTAcagtagaataatttttttttctttgtaattggaaaggcagagttacagagagggagagaggtcttccatcggctgttcactccccatatggctgcagtgaTTGGAGCTGGGTGGGTCTGAAGCCATGAACCTCTtctaggtctaccatgtgggtgcaggggctcagggacttgggccatcttctgatgctatcgcaggtgcattagcaagggagctggattggaagtggagcagccaggactcaaactggcccatacgggatgccagtgtcggaTTCAGTGgtctcacccactgtgccacaacattggccccagaaTGAAAGTTTTTATGATTGGAGATGCCTTGAAAATtgtgattttgtgatttttttttttttttttttttttgcttttcctccttgtgcttccttttttctttttcatttaaaattgactgtatttcatttaattttattatcttcATATTTACTGTGAGCTGTTCAGATTATCACTTAGCAGTAGTTTGCCTTCACCTTTCATTTGTCCcatatttatttaatagaaaagTTCCATATGTAATGTCACAGAATTCCCAAGTGTTGTCTGTACCAGAGATAATCTGCAAATTACAGTACATGTATGGTGGAATCTGGCCCATAGCCTGTTTTTGCATATTTGTTATCTGGAATTTTACAGAAAGTTTGTTGACCTTTGTGATCAGTTTTGGATCTCTGATTCCTTACTATCCAGAAATAAGCTTGTTTCCTACTGGTCCTGGTATTAGTGAAGAAGGTAACAGAGTCCGTTTCTAGGTGAAGTGTTGGAAATGCCAGTTCCCACTACAGAAATTCCATCTTACGTATCTCTAGCAGCATCGAGAAAGACATGCAGCAGTGGGGCTGAAGGTCCAGGATGTCTGGTGTTGCTGTGTTGAATTTGTAAAGGAAGTATTAGcctccaggaatcaggagcctatGACTACTAACTCTCGATCTGTGTGACACTCGACAGTTGTTCGAATCACAAGGATCTTTCAGAAACTGAGATTGCATGGACACACAATATAGTCTGGAGTCTTAAACCAAACATCCGGATAACTGAGTTTGTTAATAGACATCTGACGGCTCATCGCAGAGAAAGATTTGTGGCCATTGTGTACGCAGTACATCATGCGCATGGTGTTATTAAGAAGCCCTTTTCTTACCAGCGGAAGCTGTGCTGTTCTGTGATAGATATGTGTGCCCACTATTTTAGCACGTCTTGAGTGTGTAGGTTTTCGCTCGGAGTGCATGCTCCTTTCACATCATGCATAGCAGCCAACCAAGCCTTAGTCTTCAGTGCATCCTCACTCCTGTGCTCTTACTTCACAACTATTCCTCTAAACTGTGAACTGGTTGTAGTCATTGTACCTTGAAGATGGAGCCCTGCGTCTGCCTCTGAATGTGCACATGGCCTTGGGCAAGCTGCAGATAGTAGCTGCCATTTCATAGGACTACTGCAGTGTGCTCCTAGTTGTCTAGGACATAGAGCTGACCTGATGGTAGAAGGCTGCTTTTAGGTAGCAGTACTGCTCTGAATTTCTGTATAGGGAAGATGAGTGATTGATCCCTGTAAAGTACCAGGTATGGCACATGATGGAAATAAGAGTTTCAAGttgcccatccactggctcattccccaagtcctgcaacagctgaagctagcCCAGGCTAGAACCCATGAACtgagtctgggtttcccatgtgccTCTCActggctgcctctgagggtgcgcattagcagaaagctgaaattgggaaCAGAGTCGTGAGTTGAACCCAGATATCTTAACCCCTAGGTCAGATACCTGCCCCTGAGAATGGTTTTAATGCATAAGAGGGGAGAACGATGATGGCCTTGGATTGGAAAGTGGTTACTGATGATGAATTATGAAGATGTTCTTTAATTATTGGTACACATAGGAGAGGAAACCCTTCTTGATAACCACTTGGCATAATTGGGAATAACCACTTTGCATAATTGGGAAATGGTCTTTATTTTCCCAGGAGAGGGAATGAGATGAGGAGGTGCTGGGCAGATCTGGGTGATTGCCACCTGTGTCTGAAGATGTTTCCTCTGAGTGCTTGGAAAGTGTGTGCCTCTGTCTGCAGTATGTTGCTTTTAGTCAGGAAGACCACCGACAACCCTTTGGCTTCTCAGCTCTTCACTGACTGTTGGACTTGTGATCTAAAAGTAAAACACAAACTTTGCTGAATATTAGCTTATCACTTTCTCCCTTATATTGTCATGGGCTAAAGATGTACCCCCTCAAACATGGTAGTAATCCTTGTTTTGTAGAAGTGAGTTGCTTCTTTAAGTGCTTGAGCAACTCATCAGCCCACCTTCATACTTCTTTCTAGCCTTGAGACACAAAGTAGGTGAAATTGGCAGTTTTATGTTTCTATCAAGGCATCCCTTTAAGAACTCAGGAGACTAGTTAAAAAGATGACCCTAGGAGGATCTGAGATGGTTTCAAGTAGTTTGGGTTGTGGGGTGTTAAACACAGCCTAGACATCAGTGTctgtctggggggtggggggcagcactgtTGAAGATGCTTGGTGAACTCATAAGGCCCTCGTGAATAGGTTTAAGAAAGCTTCCAAGAGACTTCTGAGGGATGCTGAAacagctttccttttttcttttttttttttttaatttatttgaaagaggagagacagattatCCATGTACGGTTAATCCCaggatggtcacaatggctggggctgggccaagcccacgccaggagcctggagtttgcTCCATGGATGCGGGGCCCCAAGTAGTTGCAGTTGGACCACCTTCTACCACTTTGCCAGGTGCAATAGCAacgggctggattggaagtagagcagccatgagccaaaccagtgcctgtatgagatgccgtTACTGTAGATGCCGTGCCACCTCGCCAGCCTCCCCTGCTGTTGAAAAgttagttttgtttttcagtatAATTGGGGTGTTAAATTCTTCTACACTGATAGATAGGCCTATCAAGCAAAAAGTTTAACATGACCTCCTAACCCCTGCCCCTTGTTTTCTTAGAAATGGGTGCAGGAACTGGTACCCTTTCTTCCTCTGTGGGGCAGAAGGTGGAGAAACATTCTGTTGTGCTTTACTTGTGGCTTTTGCAGCCAGGTTTTCTGCATGCTGAATGGAACCAGGGACAGTACTTATGAGCTAGGTTGGGGCTCTATGAACAAAGAGAACTGAAACTTTGGGGGGATTCAAAACGTGGTTACAGCTCAGGGTCATTTGGCCACAGGGCTTTGTACGAAAGGGAAACATTTTCAAATGAGGAGACACGGGAAGTCCCTGCTTGGCTGCTGGGTTGAGAACCCCCACTATGCTCAGTGCAGGACAGGGAGCAGCAGAGCATGGGAGGTCTCAAGCCTGCTGTTGTCTGGGAGGCTAGGGGTGCCctgtcctgagaaagcagggtTAATTTTTAGCTGCTTATGAGGGAGGAATGGTCTGGTATTTGGGGTTGAAATCTCAAAGCATCTTCTGGCCTCATAGGAATGTGCCACTGTGGTTTGAGgagatttgaatttcctttgtgaagtcagttttttttttctttaggttgttttcattataaatgaGTTACCCAGGGCCCctgctggtccccccccccccacacccaacATGCACAGAGGGTGCATTGTTCATGTACCCGGTGTCTCGGTGTGCTCTAAATGAGACACCGTAATCAGATGCAACTGCCCAGTCTTGCATAAGCCCTGGTTAGAATGTAGTTTTTAGAAACAAGTAGGCCAGTAGCCAGAGCAGAATTCTTCAAAATGGGACAGATGTCCAGAGAATGCCTGAGTACCTTCCTAGGAAGAAGCAAGTCTGGGATTACAACTTGAGTACTTTAAATAGAGACTACTCTGGAAGAGGACtttataaatactttaaaataaaacattaacatCCGAGAAATTCTGGCCCTGTGAATGACGCAAAATTGATAGGGTGGCCCACTATCTCTGGAACATTGTTATCTAATGGTGACCTGTTGAGGTGGCTTTGACACCTCTGACATTTGTGATGCTAAGTCTCAGGGTTGCCCATATACTTCACACAAAGTTTACCCTTTGACCTCCAGAGGTCTTACATGAAAAATAGTCTTTGGGGGGAAAAGGTGCTATTAAAATATCCTcgaagagccggcgccgcggctcactaggctaatcctccgccttgcggcgccagcacaccgggttctagtcccggttggggcaccgaccctgtcccggttgcccctcttccaggccagctctctgctgtggccagggagtgcagtggaggatggcccaagtccttgggccctgcaccccatgggagaccaggagaagcacctggctcctgccatcggatcagcgcggtgcgccggccattggagggtgaaccaacagcaaaaggaggacctttctctctgtctgtctctctcactgtccactctgcctgtcaaaaaaaatatatatatatcctcgaAGAAATTATGGTAATACCAGTTTGAGACTCctgtttgcttgttttccttGAGATACAGGTACTCGTGGGTTATGT contains:
- the SKP1 gene encoding S-phase kinase-associated protein 1, encoding MPSIKLQSSDGEIFEVDVEIAKQSVTIKTMLEDLGMDDEGDDDPVPLPNVNAAILKKVIQWCTHHKDDPPPPEDDENKEKRTDDIPVWDQEFLKVDQGTLFELILAANYLDIKGLLDVTCKTVANMIKGKTPEEIRKTFNIKNDFTEEEEAQVRKENQWCEEK